The window GCTTAGGAGTATATTATAGTATTCAAGATCAAATGTATTTTGGTATTTCTACCAGTCACATTCCTCAACAATCTTTTACAAGTGGAAGTTATCCAAGTTATCAATTTGATTTAGCAAGACATTATTATGTAATGGCAGGATATACATTTCATGCAACTTCAGATTTTGATATTATGCCTTCTATATTTGCGAAATCAGATGCTTCCTCTACACAAGTGGATGTGAATGCTTTAATAAGATATGATAAAATGGTTTGGATAGGCGTTTCTTACCGACCAAACGACGCAATAGTTGCATTGGTGGGCTATCAGCACTCCTTTACAAATGGTTCTACTGTTAGAATTGGCTATTCGTATGATATTACTACATCTGAATTAAAAACATACAGCAACGGAAGCCATGAAATTATGTTAGGGTATTGTTTTAAAATTGTTCCAAAATCGCATATTCAAAGTCATCAAACAGTTAGATTTTTGTAAAAAAATAAAAAACTGTAACAAAATTTGTTATTGTTTCGTTCAAGCAAGTCAATTTGTTTTTGAACGCCTATTTTATACCAATGATTTCTATGAAAAAAAGTACACATTGTAAAAATAACCAAGGAGGCAGCATGAAAAAATTACTTCTATTTGGATCCTTTATTGCCATCGTTAGCGGCTGTAATAAAGGTGGAAATGGTCAGTTGATTGGAGTACAAGGGCGTGAAACTTGGTATCAGCCTACTCCTTATGGGATGCTATACATTCCACCAGGATCTTATCAAATGGGACCTGATGATGAGGATATTTCCTTCGCTCATACTACTAAATCTAAAACGGTTTCTATTCAAGCCTTTTATATTGATCAAACGGAAATTTCAAATAATGAGTACCGCCAATTTGTTTATTGGGTAAGAGATTCCATCGCTCGAAGATTATTGGGAGACGGTGGTATGGATCAGTTTTACATGACGCAAGATGAAAATGGAAACGATTTAGATACACCGCAAATTGTTTGGAGACCCAAAATTCAATGGGATCAACAAGACCAGGCGGAGATTTTAGATCCGATGTTTTTACCAGCGAAAGAACGTTTCTATAAGAGAAAAGAAATTGACACTCGAAAATTAAATTTTGAATATTATCGCATTGATTTACGTTTAGCTGCGGCAAAAACGAATCGATTTATTCCAGAGAAAAGTCCTGATGCAGATGGTAAACAATTTATTAATGGAAAAGGGAATTATAATGTAAGCGATGTTGTATCTGATGGTAGTGGGCATTACAGCGGACGCGAGCGAAAAGGAGTGGATAGAAGTGTTTTTATTGTGAAAGATATTATCAATGTGTATCCAGATACTTTGGCTTGGGTGCATGATTTTACTTACGCATTTAATGAGCCAATGACAAATATGTATTTTTGGCATCCAGCTTATGATTATTATCCTGTTGTGGGTGTGAGTTGGAAACAAGCACGTGCTTTTTGTATTTGGAGAACTCAATTGTTGGATAGTTGGTTAGTGGATAATGGACAATCCATCGTAAATGATTTCCGATTACCAACGGAATCAGAATGGGAATATGCTGCAAGAGGTGGTCTTGGATTAAGTCCGTACCCTTGGGGAGGTCCTTATATCAGAAATTCAAGAGGTTGCTTTTTAGGTAACTTTAAGCCAATGCGAGGAAGTTATTTTGATGATGGAGGTTTTCATACGGTGGCTGTATTTTCGTATAACCCGAATAATTATGGTTTGTACTGTATGGCTGGAAATGCTTCGGAATGGACAAGTAACGCATTCGATCCTTCTGCATACGATTTTGATCACGATATGAATCCCGATTACGTTTATGAGGCGGCAGACAACGAAGCTAATGTATTGAAACGGAAAGTGATTCGTGGTGGATCTTGGAAAGATGTGGGTTATTATTTGGAAACAAGTTCTAGAGATTACGAATACCAGGACACCGCAAAATGTTATATTGGGTTTCGTTGTGTAATGACTTATCTTGGAAGAGCTACTGGAGATGCCATTCTAGGTGTTAAATAAAGAAAAATCAATTCAATAATTAATAATTAATCTTAAAAAAAAAGTTTATGGGAAGTTTCAAACCGGGTTCAAAATCATGGAAACAATTTATGGCCAAATTATATGGTCTAGGAGCGTCTGTTGTTATTATTGGTGCTTTGTTTAAAATACAACATTATCCAGGTGCCGGTATTATGCTTATTATAGGATTATCTACAGAAGCCCTTATCTTCGCGTTTTCTGCGTTTGAACCTATTCATGAGGAAGTGGATTGGAGTTTAGTTTATCCGGAATTAGCAGGAATGCACGACGAAGAAGGTGAAGAGCACAAGAAAATTGCAGACTCGAAAGCAGATGAATTAACTGTTACAGAACAGTTAGACAATATGTTGGAGGAAGCTAAAATAGGACCTGAATTAATTCAGAGTTTAGGAGATGGTTTAAGAAGTTTAGGCGATCAAGCATCTAAATTAAATAACATTACAGATGCTTCTGTGGCAACCAATGAATATGTAAGTAAAGTAAAATCAGCAGCTAAAAATGTAGGTGAACTTTCCGAATCTTATTCGAGAGCTGCGGAATCATTAACAAATCTTACTGTTAGCAATTCCGATGGACAGACATACGGAGAACAGTTACAAAAGGTTTCCAAAAATCTTTCAGCTTTAAATGCAGTATATGAATTGCAATTGCAAAGCTCGAATGACCACATGAAAGCTACTGGTAAATTTTATGATGGTGTAACTGATTTAATCAAAAACTTGAATGAATCAGTTAATGACACAAAGAAATATAAAGAAGAAATCGCTCAATTAGCAGAAAACTTAGGCACGTTAAATACTGTTTATGGTAATATGCTCACAGCAATGAACTTTAAACGCTAATTCAAGTAATTTTTAACCCAATATTATAATACAATAGTTTATGGCAGGTGGAAAAGAAACCCCCAGGCAGAAGATGATAGGTATGATGTACCTCGTTCTTACCGCCCTTTTGGCTCTTAACGTTTCAAAACAGATTTTACAGGCATTTGTCGTAGTAAATGAGGGATTAGAACATACAAATACTAACTTTCAAGCAAAAACGCAATTTACCTATAATGCGTTGGCGAAAGCAAATATAAACGACTCTAAAAAGGCAGGTCCCTATTATCAAAAAGCCTTGCTTTCTCAAGGGTATTCAGACAGTTTATATGGCTATTTGGATGCGATGAAAAAGATGTTGATTCAAAAAACGATAGGAATTCCTCAAAAACAGGCAGATACAACAAAATTACAAAGTATAGTTGAATCCAGTGATAATTTTGATATCCCAACGAATATCCTTGTCGGACAAAAAGAAGATGCATCTGCTGGAAAGGGGAGAGTGTTGCGAGACAAAATAGCCGATTATCGAAAAAAGATGTTGGCATTAGTCAATCCATCTGATACAGCTTCGTTGAATATCGGATTGCTTACGCTCGGAACTTATTCTGAGGAAGATAAAAAACAGGTTGGCTGGGAAATTTATAATTTTTATGATAGCCCACTTGCCGCCGATGTGGTTCTCTTAAGTAAAATACAGAACGATGTACGTAATGCGGAGGCCGAAGTAGCCAACTATTTATTAGGCTCTATTTCTGCCAACGATTTTAAATTCGATGTGCTTCAAGCAAAGATAATTGCTCCTACTAATTATATTATGTTGGGAGATACTTTTAAGGCAGATGTATTTTTAGCCGCTTTCAGTTCAACACAAAACCCGAAAATTGAATTGGGTAATGTGGATACGGTTAAAGGAGTTGCTTCGATTCAAGGGTCGGTGGATTCACTTACGATAGGCCCAAAAAGGGTTATGGGTGGCATCGGAAAATATGCCGTAAAAACAACAGCTGTAGGAGTTCAAGATTGGTCTGGATTAATAAAAATAAAAGCGCCCAACGGCACGTATAAATCTTACCCTTTTGCTGGAGAATATTTGGTTGCGAAACCTGCTTTGGTTGTTTCTCCTACCAAAATGAACGTATTTTATATTGGTGTGGACAATCCAGTGGATATTTCTGTCCCTGGTATTGCAGCAGAAGATTTGCAACCGCACATCAGTGGCGGTGGAGCTTCTTTGCGTCCAGACAAACAAAAAGGGAGTTATATTGTGCGTGTAACTTCGGGTCCTATGGTAACAATTACTGTTTCAGCTAAAACTAAAAATGGCGTAAAAGCAATACCGGGAAATATGAAATTTCGTGTAAAACGTATTCCAGATCCTATTGCGAGTGTGGATGGAAAATCAGGAGATGATGTCATTCAAAAAGGATTGTTAAGAGCAACCCCGGGTGTGAATGCACTTTTGAAGGATTTCGATTTCGATTTGAAATTTACCGTAACTTCCTTTGATGTATCCATTGCAGTACACGGGGTTATCGTAACACAATCTTCACAAAGCAACCGTTTAACTCCTTCTCAAGCAAACCTATTACAAAATGCGAGTACAGGCACAAAAGTTTATTTTGAAAACGTGAAAGCGAGAGGTCCAGATGGAACATTGCGCAAAATACCCGGAGTAAACTTTAAAGTTATTTAATTTTAAACTGAAGGAGGGCTAAAGATGAAAAATGCAAGGAAAAATTTGGTGATTGGGATGTTGTTCTTAGGAGGTGCTGTAATGGCACAGCCTGGCGGAAATACAAATACTACCGGTACTAATCAAACGAGTGTATTAAATCCTCAAACAGGAGGTCCTTTAGATGAAATATATCCGAAAGACAATGCTCCCAACAGAAGGGTTATTCCTTATACCTATTTGCGAGAAGCAGATGTTATGTGGAAGGAAAGAGTATGGAGAGTGTTGGATATGAGAGAAAAGGTGAATCTCCCTTTGTATTATCCAACTAAACCTATTGAAGGAAGAAGAAGTCTTTTTGACGTATTGAAAGACGGAATTATGTCAGGTTCTCTAATTGCCTACGCCAATCCCGCTTTTGACGATGAGTTTAAAGTGCCAATGACAAAAACAGAAGTGG of the Bacteroidia bacterium genome contains:
- a CDS encoding type IX secretion system membrane protein PorP/SprF translates to MKKIFTTIALSVAGLAAFSQQDAQFSQNMFNQLDINPAYAGINHAYCATLLGREQWVNFPGAPKTFLFSGDAYIPGIGGGLGLTAYSDQLGFDKTFGAILAYSYHIAAGPGVIGIGPELGIIQKSLSGAWLAPDGTNGASDNSIPVTGVSSMTYDVGLGVYYSIQDQMYFGISTSHIPQQSFTSGSYPSYQFDLARHYYVMAGYTFHATSDFDIMPSIFAKSDASSTQVDVNALIRYDKMVWIGVSYRPNDAIVALVGYQHSFTNGSTVRIGYSYDITTSELKTYSNGSHEIMLGYCFKIVPKSHIQSHQTVRFL
- a CDS encoding SUMF1/EgtB/PvdO family nonheme iron enzyme — its product is MKKSTHCKNNQGGSMKKLLLFGSFIAIVSGCNKGGNGQLIGVQGRETWYQPTPYGMLYIPPGSYQMGPDDEDISFAHTTKSKTVSIQAFYIDQTEISNNEYRQFVYWVRDSIARRLLGDGGMDQFYMTQDENGNDLDTPQIVWRPKIQWDQQDQAEILDPMFLPAKERFYKRKEIDTRKLNFEYYRIDLRLAAAKTNRFIPEKSPDADGKQFINGKGNYNVSDVVSDGSGHYSGRERKGVDRSVFIVKDIINVYPDTLAWVHDFTYAFNEPMTNMYFWHPAYDYYPVVGVSWKQARAFCIWRTQLLDSWLVDNGQSIVNDFRLPTESEWEYAARGGLGLSPYPWGGPYIRNSRGCFLGNFKPMRGSYFDDGGFHTVAVFSYNPNNYGLYCMAGNASEWTSNAFDPSAYDFDHDMNPDYVYEAADNEANVLKRKVIRGGSWKDVGYYLETSSRDYEYQDTAKCYIGFRCVMTYLGRATGDAILGVK
- the gldL gene encoding gliding motility protein GldL, which translates into the protein MAKLYGLGASVVIIGALFKIQHYPGAGIMLIIGLSTEALIFAFSAFEPIHEEVDWSLVYPELAGMHDEEGEEHKKIADSKADELTVTEQLDNMLEEAKIGPELIQSLGDGLRSLGDQASKLNNITDASVATNEYVSKVKSAAKNVGELSESYSRAAESLTNLTVSNSDGQTYGEQLQKVSKNLSALNAVYELQLQSSNDHMKATGKFYDGVTDLIKNLNESVNDTKKYKEEIAQLAENLGTLNTVYGNMLTAMNFKR
- the gldM gene encoding gliding motility protein GldM — translated: MAGGKETPRQKMIGMMYLVLTALLALNVSKQILQAFVVVNEGLEHTNTNFQAKTQFTYNALAKANINDSKKAGPYYQKALLSQGYSDSLYGYLDAMKKMLIQKTIGIPQKQADTTKLQSIVESSDNFDIPTNILVGQKEDASAGKGRVLRDKIADYRKKMLALVNPSDTASLNIGLLTLGTYSEEDKKQVGWEIYNFYDSPLAADVVLLSKIQNDVRNAEAEVANYLLGSISANDFKFDVLQAKIIAPTNYIMLGDTFKADVFLAAFSSTQNPKIELGNVDTVKGVASIQGSVDSLTIGPKRVMGGIGKYAVKTTAVGVQDWSGLIKIKAPNGTYKSYPFAGEYLVAKPALVVSPTKMNVFYIGVDNPVDISVPGIAAEDLQPHISGGGASLRPDKQKGSYIVRVTSGPMVTITVSAKTKNGVKAIPGNMKFRVKRIPDPIASVDGKSGDDVIQKGLLRATPGVNALLKDFDFDLKFTVTSFDVSIAVHGVIVTQSSQSNRLTPSQANLLQNASTGTKVYFENVKARGPDGTLRKIPGVNFKVI